A genomic region of Papaver somniferum cultivar HN1 chromosome 7, ASM357369v1, whole genome shotgun sequence contains the following coding sequences:
- the LOC113294287 gene encoding beta-amyrin 28-monooxygenase-like produces MNEVIDNFVALMIASHDSSAAVLTWVIWKLAKDREIYDNVVREEMSIIEERKQRQQQGGGEADGRLTWGVVAKMKYTWRVVQEVMRVIPPFFGSFRTAIKDTSYGGYDIPKGWQKSETDLYPDTLLVVKVFWVAFSTHMNNDIFNDPAEFDPSRFDSKSNIIPPYSYLAFGAGHHICIGLEFARVEALVVLHHMVTKFEWSLVNPDEKLTRLALPYPEMGLPINLIPRSSC; encoded by the exons ATGAATGAAGTTATTGATAATTTCGTTGCTCTGATGATTGCTAGCCATGATAGTTCAGCTGCCGTCCTGACTTGGGTCATTTGGAAATTGGCTAAAGACCGCGAGATCTATGATAATGTTGTCAGAG AGGAAATGAGCATTATAGAAGAAAGAAAGCAGCGACAACAACAAGGTGGTGGTGAAGCTGACGGACGTCTGACATGGGGCGTTGTAGCCAAAATGAAATACACATGGAGAGTAGTACAAGAAGTGATGAGGGTCATTCCTCCTTTCTTTGGAAGTTTCAGAACTGCGATCAAGGACACCAGTTATGGTGGTTATGACATCCCAAAAGGATGGCAG aagtCAGAAACAGATTTATATCCAGATACGCTATTAGTAGTCAAG GTATTTTGGGTGGCTTTTTCAACACATATGAACAACGACATATTCAATGACCCAGCAGAATTCGATCCCTCTCGTTTTGACAGCAAGTCTAATATTATTCCCCCTTACTCGTACTTAGCATTCGGAGCAGGCCATCATATTTGCATCGGCCTCGAATTTGCTAGAGTTGAAGCACTGGTAGTGTTGCATCATATGGTGACCAAATTCGAATGGTCACTTGTAAATCCAGACGAGAAACTAACTCGTCTAGCTTTGCCATACCCGGAAATGGGTCTTCCAATCAACCTCATACCAAGAAGCAGTTGTTGA